ACCTTCCACACCTACATCGCCGATGCCTCTGTCTTCGCCGAAACCCTCGCCGAGACCGCGCAGTACATGCCCCCGTACATGCGCTGCCGTCTCTCCAGCAACGTGGTCCACAGCAACCTTCGCGCCATCACCCGCCGCACGGCACTCCAGGAGTTCATCGACACCCCCACGCATGGCCCCGCGGGAGAGGATCTTCCGCGCAGAGCGGTGCTCAGCAACTGCAACTGCTTCACCGAGGGCGTCGACATCCCCGCTCTGGACTCCGTCCTGTTCGCCGATCCCAAGAGCAGCCCCGTCCAGATCCTCCAGGCCATCGGCCGAGCCCTTCGCCAGATCCCCGGACAGGGCAAGATCGCCCGCATCATCGTCCCCGTCTACCTCAGCCCGAACCAGAAAATCGAAGACGGAGTCAAAGGCACCAATTTCCACCTGCTGCACCAGATCCTCATCAGCCTCAGCATGTGGGACGAACTCGTCTTCGACCGCGTCATTTTCCACAGTGGCGACCGCACCCAGCGCCCCTACACCCTTGCCCGGCCGCTACGGGCCGACGAACTCATCGGCCTGCTCCGCCCCCGGCACGTGTCCGCTCCCAACCAGATCTGGGACACCGCCTACCAGCACGCCCAGGCCTACTACGACACCCACCACCATCTGAACGTTCCCAGCCGCCACCAGGCTCCGGACGGCTTCTACCTGGGCTGGTGGGTCGGCAGGCAGCGCTCCATGAAACAGCACGGCATGCTCCTGCCACAGCGCGCCCAAGACCTCGAACGCCTCGGCATCCGGTGGGAACACCCGCCCACCAGCATCGAGTTCACTCTCGACATCGCACGCGACTACACCGGCCGCCATGGCCACCTTGCCCCCGCCCGCACCGAAACCCATCACGGGGTCCGTCTGGGTATGTGGCTCTCCCGACGCCGCGCCGAAGCAGACCGCCACACCCTGCCCTACTGCTATCACCGCGCCCTCAACGAGATCTACCCCTGGTGGAACAGCCCTTGGGACCCGGGCGGGCAGTGGCGCCGTACCTACGCGGCCGTCCTCAGTGCCGCACGCCGGAACAAGGTTCCCTTCCCCGACCTCGGTCCCGAACAGGCCACCAACCCCTACAGCCACTGGCTGGCCGATCAGATAGCCGCTCTGCCCCACCTCACCGCCACCCAGCACGAACTCCTCGGCCAGATCCCTCTGCGCCACCCCCTCGCCCACCTGCTGGACCGGCCTCGCGGATACTCGGCCTGGGCCTTCCACAGAGGGCTGCGCGAGGCCTACCTGTTCTGGCGCACCCATCAGCACCTCGCTGTCCCCACCGCCTACCGCGGCGACGATGCGGGCGACCCGCTCCTGCTGCGCCGCTGGCTGTGCGAACGGCGCCGCGATCCCGCCCGGCTCACTTTGCGGCAGATCAACGCTCTGGAGGCCCTGGACATGCGATGGTGCTGATGGCTCCTGTGTTCCCCGGGTGACGCCCCGCGGTGGCGGGCAACGGGGTTCTGGATGCCAGCGTGCTGGGGTTGCGCGGCAGTACGGTCGGCGATGCGGACAGGCCGTTGTTTACAGAACTGCTATTGAGCTACCCCTGCGTCTGGCTGCGGGCCGAGGTCCCCCTGATATCCACCACTGCGCGCGGCTACGCCCACCGCATCCCGGCCTTGGACAGCTGCTCGACGCGTTCCGGTGCGAGGGTGGCGGCCCGGGCGCGTTGGTTGGCGATCCACGCGCCGAGCTTCAGCGCCACGTCTTGTTGCTTCTGGTCCTCGCTGTCGCCGCCGATGGTGATCGTCTCGATGTGCTTGCGGGGCACAGCCAGGTGCCCCTCGCGCTCGAAGAACTGGGTTGCGGCTTCGTAGTGCATCGCCCACTTGTTGGCCTGGCTGGTACGGGGTTTCGGTTTCTTGTTCTCGGTCGCGGGTGTGATGCCGAGGATCTGCGTGCACATCCACTGCTGCACGTTGGTGAGTTGGCTCCATCCGCGC
This is a stretch of genomic DNA from Streptomyces sp. NBC_00536. It encodes these proteins:
- a CDS encoding DEAD/DEAH box helicase produces the protein MPGTVTEEQLATPLRGHQAVAVDNSVSAFLDHHARISVVMATGTGKTLVALHIAHRIAPHGNVVLFAPNIQLLYQTAQAWQSEGRRGLYLIICHEEAGSTLPAGVLRVGSSAELAHHAARAAAFGPLNVFCTYQSQEKIEEAHRDHHLARWDLIICDEAHRTAGDGNRPWARVLDDALFPARRRLHMTATPRVLAPGTDGDTLGTDVIASMDDPRLYGPVVCRLSLAESIAEGLLADYEIVAVEVTEEDLRRALRHPGRTDATSEGLRLAAAQVALLQAQHLYDLRRTLTFHTYIADASVFAETLAETAQYMPPYMRCRLSSNVVHSNLRAITRRTALQEFIDTPTHGPAGEDLPRRAVLSNCNCFTEGVDIPALDSVLFADPKSSPVQILQAIGRALRQIPGQGKIARIIVPVYLSPNQKIEDGVKGTNFHLLHQILISLSMWDELVFDRVIFHSGDRTQRPYTLARPLRADELIGLLRPRHVSAPNQIWDTAYQHAQAYYDTHHHLNVPSRHQAPDGFYLGWWVGRQRSMKQHGMLLPQRAQDLERLGIRWEHPPTSIEFTLDIARDYTGRHGHLAPARTETHHGVRLGMWLSRRRAEADRHTLPYCYHRALNEIYPWWNSPWDPGGQWRRTYAAVLSAARRNKVPFPDLGPEQATNPYSHWLADQIAALPHLTATQHELLGQIPLRHPLAHLLDRPRGYSAWAFHRGLREAYLFWRTHQHLAVPTAYRGDDAGDPLLLRRWLCERRRDPARLTLRQINALEALDMRWC